In one window of Pseudobdellovibrionaceae bacterium DNA:
- the metH gene encoding methionine synthase, with translation MSRDQILAELLKDRIVFIDGAMGTMIQQYKLGEADFRGDRFKDHPKDLKGNNDLLSITRPDIIKTIHRQYFDAGADIVETNTFSGTTVAQSDYGLETAVYDINFQSAKIAKEVAEDVMRQDPSRHCFVAGAMGPTNRTLSMSPDVNNPAFRATTFEVLSQAYYEQAQALVEGGVDILLVETIFDTLNSKAAFFAIEKYFEDSGHHLPIMISVTITDNSGRTLSGQTVEAFWNSVRHVKPLSVGINCALGAREMRPFIEELSQIADCYISCYPNAGLPNPLAPTGYDETPAITSHLLKDFADSGFLNLVGGCCGTTPDHIRAVVENLKSISPRNRPNIPRGTRLSGLEPFNIVGSNIPFVMVGERTNVTGSPRFARLVKEDNFDEALSVARQQVENGANIIDINFDEGLLDSEASMVRFLNLVASEPDIARVPIMIDSSKWSVLEAGLQCIQGKPIVNSISLKEGEEAFLEQAKLLKRYGAAAVVMAFDETGQATEKSEKVRICKRAYDLLVNKVGFAPEDIIFDPNILTVATGMDEHNNYAVNFIEGVREIKKCCPLALTSGGVSNISFSFRGNNPVREAMHSAFLFHAISAGLDMGIVNAGMLEVYEEVEPELLLCVEDVLLNRRPDATERLIELAESLKSQASDEVKAKKQDEWRSLDVFERLSHSLVKGITDYIEKDTEEARQRLGRPLLVIEGPLMDGMKVVGDLFGAGKMFLPQVVKSARVMKRAVAYLEPYMREEKEALGGSTAQGKFLIATVKGDVHDIGKNIVSVVLSCNNYEVIDLGVMVSAEEILRRAREENVDVIGLSGLITPSLDEMTHVASEMKRQGFTVPLLIGGATTSKAHTAIKIAPAYDGAVDHVIDASLVVGVCSELLSEKKAPTYVESLKKNQAKIREKHLDRQASQEFLSIEKARALRFASPWAPENLVRPEWTGVRAFTDEDINLDEVRNYIDWSPFFWTWELKGVYPKILKHEKWGTQATELFNDAQSMLDKIIEKKIFRPKVAIGLWYAQSRGDDVLLFENEQQKDPIETLYFLRQQIEKSGDKKYYCLADFVPPVESGLRDVVGGFVVTMGDQVDILAREYEDKKDDYSSILTKALGDRLAEALTEMMHAKVRSWCGYGKLENLDNIDLIEEKYRGIRPAPGYPACPDHTEKQTLWTLLSAEKTTGVVLTESFAMNPGSSVSGYYFFHPESRYFNVGLLGRDQIEDYARRKGLPLTQVEKWLQTNLSY, from the coding sequence ATGAGCCGCGACCAAATACTCGCAGAACTTTTAAAAGATCGAATTGTCTTTATTGATGGTGCCATGGGCACAATGATTCAGCAGTATAAGCTAGGTGAGGCTGATTTTCGTGGCGATCGCTTTAAAGATCACCCCAAAGACCTCAAAGGGAACAACGACCTATTGTCCATCACCCGCCCGGACATCATTAAAACTATACATAGGCAATATTTTGATGCCGGTGCTGATATTGTTGAGACCAACACCTTTAGTGGCACCACCGTGGCCCAATCGGACTACGGACTTGAGACAGCTGTATATGACATCAATTTCCAATCAGCCAAAATTGCAAAAGAAGTGGCTGAAGATGTAATGAGGCAGGATCCCTCGCGGCACTGCTTTGTTGCCGGGGCCATGGGACCCACCAATCGAACATTGTCTATGTCACCAGATGTGAACAACCCGGCTTTTCGCGCGACCACGTTCGAGGTGCTATCTCAGGCCTATTATGAGCAGGCGCAAGCACTTGTTGAAGGCGGAGTAGATATTCTTCTTGTTGAAACGATCTTTGACACTCTCAATAGCAAAGCCGCATTTTTTGCTATCGAAAAGTACTTCGAGGATTCCGGGCATCATTTGCCAATTATGATATCAGTGACGATCACTGACAATTCAGGCCGCACCCTTTCGGGGCAAACCGTGGAAGCCTTTTGGAACTCGGTAAGACATGTAAAGCCGCTCAGTGTGGGGATCAACTGCGCATTGGGCGCAAGAGAAATGCGGCCGTTTATCGAAGAGCTGTCGCAAATTGCTGATTGCTACATTAGCTGTTACCCCAATGCGGGCCTTCCCAACCCGCTTGCTCCCACGGGGTACGATGAAACCCCGGCCATAACTTCGCATCTGCTAAAGGATTTTGCCGATAGTGGCTTTTTGAACTTAGTGGGTGGATGTTGTGGAACCACGCCAGACCATATTCGAGCCGTTGTCGAGAATTTAAAATCCATTTCGCCAAGAAATAGACCAAATATCCCAAGGGGCACCCGGTTAAGTGGTCTTGAGCCGTTTAATATAGTGGGGTCAAATATTCCATTTGTTATGGTCGGAGAGAGAACAAACGTCACGGGGTCACCGCGATTTGCTCGTCTAGTTAAAGAAGACAACTTTGATGAGGCTCTTTCTGTGGCTCGCCAACAAGTGGAAAATGGCGCCAATATCATCGATATAAACTTTGATGAGGGGTTACTTGATAGTGAAGCCAGTATGGTTCGATTTTTGAATTTAGTGGCTTCAGAACCAGATATCGCTCGCGTTCCGATCATGATCGATAGTTCTAAATGGTCAGTGCTAGAGGCGGGACTTCAATGTATTCAGGGCAAGCCCATTGTGAATTCCATAAGCCTTAAAGAGGGGGAAGAGGCCTTTCTGGAGCAAGCCAAGTTGCTCAAGCGCTATGGAGCGGCTGCTGTTGTCATGGCGTTTGATGAAACCGGACAGGCGACGGAAAAATCAGAAAAGGTTCGAATTTGCAAACGAGCCTATGACCTTCTCGTAAACAAGGTGGGTTTTGCGCCAGAAGATATTATATTTGACCCGAATATTTTGACTGTGGCGACCGGAATGGATGAGCATAACAACTATGCGGTGAATTTTATCGAGGGAGTGCGAGAAATAAAAAAGTGCTGCCCGTTGGCTTTAACCAGTGGTGGGGTTAGCAACATTTCATTTTCTTTTCGTGGCAATAATCCTGTGCGCGAAGCCATGCATTCAGCCTTCCTCTTTCATGCCATATCAGCGGGACTTGATATGGGAATTGTCAACGCGGGAATGTTAGAGGTTTATGAAGAAGTAGAGCCAGAACTACTTTTGTGTGTTGAAGATGTTTTGTTAAACAGAAGACCAGATGCCACCGAGCGACTTATCGAACTGGCAGAAAGCCTCAAGTCACAGGCCAGTGATGAGGTAAAGGCAAAAAAACAAGATGAATGGCGAAGCCTTGATGTTTTCGAGCGCCTTTCACATTCTTTGGTTAAAGGCATTACAGATTACATAGAAAAAGATACGGAAGAGGCCAGACAACGCTTGGGGCGTCCACTGCTTGTGATAGAAGGCCCATTGATGGATGGAATGAAAGTGGTGGGCGACTTGTTCGGCGCCGGCAAAATGTTTTTGCCACAGGTGGTGAAAAGCGCTCGCGTGATGAAGCGTGCGGTGGCTTATTTAGAACCCTATATGCGAGAAGAAAAAGAAGCCTTAGGGGGATCTACCGCCCAGGGGAAATTTCTTATTGCTACGGTAAAAGGTGATGTGCATGACATTGGCAAAAATATTGTCAGTGTGGTCCTCTCTTGTAACAACTATGAAGTGATTGATCTGGGCGTAATGGTGTCGGCTGAGGAAATCTTGCGTCGAGCCCGAGAAGAAAATGTGGATGTCATTGGGCTGAGTGGTTTGATCACCCCTTCGCTTGATGAAATGACCCACGTGGCCAGTGAAATGAAACGTCAGGGTTTTACAGTGCCACTGTTAATTGGTGGCGCTACCACAAGCAAGGCTCACACGGCCATCAAGATTGCTCCCGCCTATGACGGGGCCGTTGACCATGTTATTGATGCCTCTTTGGTCGTGGGTGTATGTAGTGAGTTACTTTCAGAAAAAAAAGCTCCAACCTACGTGGAGAGTCTAAAAAAGAATCAAGCCAAAATTCGTGAGAAACATCTCGATCGCCAGGCCAGTCAAGAATTCCTTTCCATCGAAAAGGCACGCGCCTTAAGGTTTGCAAGCCCGTGGGCACCTGAAAACCTGGTTCGGCCTGAATGGACGGGCGTTAGGGCCTTTACAGATGAAGATATCAATTTAGATGAAGTGAGAAACTACATTGATTGGTCGCCGTTTTTTTGGACTTGGGAGCTTAAGGGAGTGTACCCCAAAATATTGAAACATGAGAAATGGGGAACTCAGGCCACAGAGTTGTTCAACGATGCACAGTCTATGTTAGATAAAATCATAGAGAAAAAGATTTTTCGTCCAAAGGTGGCCATAGGATTGTGGTATGCACAAAGCAGGGGTGATGATGTACTACTGTTTGAAAATGAACAGCAAAAAGACCCCATTGAAACTTTGTATTTTCTAAGGCAACAAATAGAAAAATCGGGTGATAAAAAATATTACTGTTTAGCCGATTTTGTGCCACCTGTTGAATCGGGGTTAAGAGATGTAGTGGGCGGATTTGTTGTCACGATGGGTGATCAGGTCGACATTTTAGCCAGAGAATATGAAGATAAAAAAGATGACTATTCAAGTATTCTCACCAAAGCTTTAGGTGATCGCCTGGCCGAGGCCCTCACGGAAATGATGCATGCTAAGGTGCGGTCTTGGTGTGGGTACGGAAAATTAGAAAACCTCGATAATATCGATTTAATTGAAGAAAAATATCGCGGCATACGCCCTGCGCCGGGTTACCCGGCATGTCCAGACCACACAGAAAAACAGACCCTATGGACGTTGTTGAGTGCTGAAAAAACCACGGGAGTGGTGTTAACAGAAAGCTTTGCGATGAACCCTGGAAGTTCGGTTTCGGGATATTACTTTTTTCATCCAGAGTCTCG
- a CDS encoding DUF3015 family protein → MRILSALSIFAVLGASQVAMAYGVAGCGLGSMLFQDNTFVSQSSAATSNFYSQPFAITLNTSNCKAQGFVMNDKEIQYFAEVNHEQLTEEMAKGEGEKLNVLAALHGCNAEGVKVFATTTQAHFGEILPSPNTTTVEMIENLGRVLESSAVLQQACVSKL, encoded by the coding sequence ATGAGAATTTTATCAGCATTATCAATATTTGCTGTTTTAGGCGCCTCCCAGGTAGCTATGGCTTATGGCGTGGCTGGCTGTGGTCTAGGAAGTATGTTGTTTCAAGACAACACTTTCGTGTCGCAGTCTTCGGCAGCAACATCTAACTTTTACAGTCAACCTTTTGCAATCACATTGAATACTTCTAATTGCAAAGCCCAGGGCTTTGTAATGAATGACAAAGAGATTCAGTACTTTGCTGAAGTGAATCACGAGCAGCTCACTGAGGAAATGGCTAAAGGCGAAGGCGAAAAACTAAATGTGTTGGCAGCACTACACGGCTGCAACGCTGAAGGGGTTAAAGTATTCGCAACAACTACTCAAGCTCATTTTGGCGAGATTTTGCCCTCTCCAAACACAACCACGGTGGAAATGATTGAGAATCTTGGCCGAGTTTTAGAATCTTCTGCAGTATTGCAACAGGCTTGCGTATCTAAATTGTAA
- a CDS encoding DUF4423 domain-containing protein codes for MLEPSIHPQLGPTSNRFELLAFHMWQSLTQNLSPQDVALLLDTSPDRIRSWNDGRGTIRASAWLLLAAKKGMRVSDFLWTITAPLRETHDEPVATETILKKTVIAPALRFLRGKRTLVEVKDLLHLENSVSFHHWEKGKRDIPLSFFLKTIYLFSQRLHLVVELTAPNIDLEKFEMSPFPADFSRRFFSKPWIPSLYLLIQTEVFESWDRQQESRCCRFLNINNEQLHSAMQTLFDLKLVRVRQGRYEIRKGAFYASKNLPEELLTNLHLYWLTQAPQFYSQNKRGLHKVEQATMSHESFKKILGWVEELRGKIKEELKTTTPETMVHFSWQVCDLLNSEPETRND; via the coding sequence ATGTTGGAGCCATCAATCCACCCGCAACTGGGACCCACGTCGAATCGATTTGAGCTTTTGGCTTTTCACATGTGGCAAAGCCTCACGCAGAACCTCTCGCCTCAAGATGTGGCCTTGCTCCTTGATACATCACCTGATCGAATAAGAAGCTGGAATGACGGGAGAGGTACAATACGCGCCTCGGCCTGGCTTTTGTTGGCCGCTAAAAAAGGCATGCGTGTTTCTGATTTTTTGTGGACGATCACTGCTCCGCTGAGAGAAACTCATGACGAACCTGTAGCGACAGAAACAATCCTCAAGAAAACCGTCATTGCTCCTGCTCTTCGATTTCTGCGTGGAAAAAGAACCTTAGTAGAGGTCAAAGATCTTCTTCACCTTGAAAATTCTGTGTCCTTCCACCATTGGGAGAAAGGCAAACGAGATATTCCTTTGTCGTTTTTTCTTAAAACCATTTATTTATTCTCTCAAAGACTTCACCTGGTTGTAGAACTTACGGCACCAAACATTGACTTAGAAAAATTCGAAATGTCTCCCTTTCCTGCAGATTTTTCTCGCCGCTTTTTCTCTAAACCTTGGATCCCCAGTCTTTACCTGCTCATCCAAACTGAAGTCTTTGAATCATGGGATCGCCAACAAGAGTCTCGGTGTTGCCGTTTTTTGAACATCAATAACGAACAGCTTCACTCAGCAATGCAAACCCTATTTGACCTCAAGCTTGTGCGAGTAAGGCAAGGGCGTTATGAGATTCGAAAAGGAGCCTTTTATGCGTCTAAAAATCTCCCTGAGGAACTCTTGACCAATTTGCACCTCTACTGGCTGACCCAGGCACCGCAATTTTACTCGCAAAATAAGCGTGGATTGCATAAAGTTGAACAAGCCACCATGTCGCATGAATCATTTAAAAAAATATTGGGATGGGTTGAAGAACTTCGCGGTAAAATCAAAGAAGAACTTAAAACGACCACTCCAGAGACAATGGTGCATTTTAGTTGGCAAGTTTGTGACCTTTTGAACTCAGAACCAGAAACAAGGAATGATTAA
- a CDS encoding alpha/beta hydrolase → MVGRWTILVVLISCVGCTGLFFYPERVEYPFYKMDGFVIEKGSFASEDLTQLSYWYFSYLENKKNKNWHTAYNKPRGLVIQFHGNAENMTSHYRNLVWFIKEGYDFVTFDYRGYGSSSGESDVEGICEDTKAALKWAFQRSQKENLPLIVYGQSLGGSLLLKALQDPDLGVKPSLVVVESAFYSYRQIAKEKLALHWLTWPLQPLTYLLIVDKYSPGGPGLKNLPPAPVVLIYSKNDPIVPFHHGEQIFSDLVEPKYLWSYDEPGHTVGTWVQDGKFRKQLISLIKN, encoded by the coding sequence TTGGTAGGACGTTGGACTATTCTAGTTGTTTTAATCTCTTGCGTGGGATGTACGGGTCTATTTTTTTACCCAGAAAGAGTAGAATATCCATTTTATAAGATGGACGGGTTTGTCATTGAAAAGGGAAGTTTTGCCAGCGAGGATCTCACTCAGTTGTCGTATTGGTATTTTTCTTACCTAGAAAATAAGAAGAACAAGAATTGGCATACGGCGTACAACAAGCCAAGGGGGCTAGTGATTCAGTTCCACGGCAATGCTGAGAATATGACTAGTCATTATAGAAATTTGGTTTGGTTCATAAAAGAAGGATATGATTTTGTCACCTTCGACTATCGTGGGTATGGTAGCAGTTCTGGTGAATCCGATGTGGAAGGAATCTGCGAAGACACCAAAGCGGCCCTGAAATGGGCCTTTCAGCGAAGCCAAAAAGAAAATTTACCGCTCATCGTGTACGGGCAGAGTTTGGGGGGATCACTGTTATTAAAGGCTCTTCAAGATCCTGATTTGGGAGTCAAGCCTTCTTTAGTTGTGGTCGAGAGTGCCTTTTATTCCTATCGACAAATAGCGAAAGAGAAATTGGCTCTGCATTGGCTAACCTGGCCCTTACAGCCCCTCACGTATTTGTTGATAGTCGACAAGTATTCACCAGGAGGTCCTGGTCTTAAAAATTTACCGCCAGCCCCTGTTGTTTTGATTTACTCAAAAAACGACCCCATTGTGCCGTTTCATCATGGAGAGCAAATTTTTTCAGATCTGGTAGAGCCTAAGTATTTGTGGTCCTATGACGAGCCGGGGCATACTGTTGGCACTTGGGTGCAAGATGGAAAATTTAGGAAACAACTGATCTCGCTAATCAAAAATTGA
- a CDS encoding DUF4105 domain-containing protein has product MNWKTAFLFSFLTIGPTVAAHSAEHLSQLQAVLAEVDQEKVFLDRQWLLLGYYRKTLLGGYRSMIDGPGYFVSSNGKYSPQEELVATIRGMYTDSQQTDEKEKVQCRFLARRDWLVRRLNLVERGIALEPCEQRRAWIKKLDAEAITLIFADAYLNNAASSFGHTFFKIHSKGNDDDRDLLNYGVSYAASGVNEGGGVIFALKGLAGGHPGIFSMITFHEKLKDYANLEGRDVWEYHINLNPSEVDFLVKHLLELEQTYLNYYFFDENCALLLLAVLESARPSLHLTDRFHVLVPPRDITRVALEAGIISEISYRPSLSTVLNEKANQLTHKESKWAKDLSMGQILPAQLDEMGLSKIEKVRSLEVALSHFAVRETKVAPFGKEALRPVQEKMHSLKIARSRLGQASVWAPQNKDVSTSPAHGHDSARFEVGAITNGKRNRPYLGLYLAYHDLMSNPLGHSAGTQVNALGVTATYAEAFDRLVIDKVVVVDLISASPVNTFSFPVSWQFSAGLETLGADRRNTALNSLFGMGLRYDLDCFRKSILMGFVNLNGQWSDHLNERVGLGASVDIRQLTYLSDSFRMLLEANYLRYFSGDTNNIEPRWGYRLNYSLSRNLEVQWDHHWQDTSFEAGVLARYYTIL; this is encoded by the coding sequence ATGAACTGGAAAACCGCTTTTTTATTTTCATTTTTGACAATAGGCCCCACCGTCGCTGCACATTCAGCGGAGCATCTATCCCAACTTCAGGCTGTTCTCGCCGAAGTTGATCAAGAAAAAGTTTTTCTCGACCGTCAGTGGCTATTGCTAGGGTATTATCGCAAAACTCTTTTAGGTGGATATCGGTCGATGATAGATGGTCCTGGATACTTTGTATCTTCAAACGGAAAATATTCACCTCAGGAAGAGCTCGTCGCCACCATACGAGGGATGTATACTGATTCTCAGCAAACGGATGAAAAAGAAAAGGTTCAGTGCCGTTTTTTAGCTAGGCGTGACTGGCTGGTAAGGCGTCTAAATCTAGTGGAGAGAGGCATTGCCTTGGAGCCTTGTGAGCAGAGGCGGGCCTGGATAAAAAAGTTGGATGCGGAGGCCATCACACTTATTTTTGCAGATGCATATCTCAACAATGCCGCATCTAGTTTTGGTCATACATTTTTTAAAATTCACTCCAAGGGAAATGATGACGACCGTGATTTGCTCAATTATGGTGTAAGCTATGCCGCTTCTGGCGTGAATGAAGGGGGAGGCGTAATTTTCGCCTTGAAAGGATTGGCCGGGGGCCACCCAGGCATTTTTTCAATGATAACTTTTCATGAGAAATTAAAAGACTATGCGAACCTAGAGGGCCGAGACGTTTGGGAGTACCACATAAACTTAAACCCGTCTGAGGTGGATTTTCTAGTTAAACACCTGCTCGAGTTGGAGCAGACGTATTTGAATTACTACTTTTTTGACGAGAATTGTGCGCTATTGCTTCTGGCTGTATTAGAATCCGCGCGGCCTTCACTTCATTTGACAGATAGATTTCATGTGTTGGTCCCGCCCCGGGACATCACTCGGGTGGCACTTGAGGCGGGGATAATTTCTGAGATTTCCTATCGGCCATCTCTATCGACAGTTCTAAACGAAAAGGCCAATCAACTCACACATAAAGAGTCGAAGTGGGCTAAAGACTTGTCAATGGGACAAATCCTCCCGGCCCAATTGGACGAAATGGGGCTGAGCAAGATCGAAAAGGTTCGCTCGCTTGAAGTTGCTCTCAGTCATTTTGCTGTGAGGGAAACTAAAGTCGCCCCATTTGGTAAAGAGGCCCTTCGACCGGTGCAGGAGAAAATGCACAGCCTGAAAATCGCCAGATCCAGACTGGGACAGGCCAGTGTCTGGGCTCCACAAAACAAGGATGTGAGCACGTCGCCGGCACATGGCCATGATTCAGCTCGATTTGAGGTGGGGGCGATAACAAACGGAAAAAGAAATAGGCCTTATCTAGGGCTTTACTTGGCCTACCACGATTTAATGTCCAATCCGTTGGGGCACTCGGCGGGAACACAGGTGAATGCGCTGGGTGTGACTGCCACTTATGCAGAGGCTTTTGATCGTCTGGTCATAGACAAAGTTGTCGTGGTCGATTTGATCTCGGCTAGTCCCGTGAATACTTTTAGCTTTCCCGTTTCATGGCAGTTCTCAGCAGGATTAGAGACTTTGGGAGCCGATCGACGAAATACAGCCTTGAATTCACTTTTTGGCATGGGCCTTCGCTATGATCTGGATTGTTTTAGAAAGAGCATTTTAATGGGCTTTGTAAATCTCAATGGACAGTGGAGCGATCATCTCAATGAACGGGTCGGGTTAGGGGCTTCTGTTGATATTCGACAGCTGACCTATTTGTCTGACAGTTTTCGGATGCTGTTGGAGGCCAACTATTTGCGGTATTTTTCAGGAGATACGAATAATATCGAGCCTCGATGGGGTTATCGCTTGAATTATTCACTTTCACGAAATTTGGAGGTGCAATGGGATCACCATTGGCAAGACACTTCTTTTGAAGCGGGAGTGTTGGCTCGATATTATACAATTCTTTAG
- a CDS encoding DUF3015 family protein, giving the protein MKLRHLALGLALSLTAPSAFASYGDAGCGVGSMIVTQNSKLGQLGVFVINYLVGGITFSMTTGTSNCKVDGFVMNDKEIQYFAEANHEELTQQMAEGRGEKLAALASLYGCQAKQQDEFARTLQNSYAEIAPSYDTSSQELIKNISAKVSDSGLCQQI; this is encoded by the coding sequence ATGAAGTTACGTCATTTAGCATTGGGCTTGGCACTGAGTTTAACTGCGCCGAGCGCTTTTGCTTCTTACGGGGACGCCGGTTGCGGTGTGGGAAGTATGATTGTTACGCAAAACTCAAAGTTGGGCCAATTGGGAGTTTTCGTAATTAACTATTTAGTGGGTGGGATTACATTTAGTATGACCACGGGCACTTCTAATTGCAAAGTGGATGGCTTTGTCATGAACGACAAAGAGATTCAATACTTCGCGGAAGCCAACCATGAAGAGCTGACACAGCAAATGGCTGAAGGACGTGGCGAAAAATTGGCCGCATTGGCTTCACTGTATGGCTGTCAAGCAAAGCAGCAGGATGAATTTGCTCGCACTCTTCAAAATTCCTACGCAGAAATTGCACCTTCGTACGATACAAGTTCTCAAGAGCTAATTAAAAATATTTCGGCCAAAGTCTCAGACAGTGGGCTTTGTCAGCAGATCTAA
- a CDS encoding bifunctional homocysteine S-methyltransferase/methylenetetrahydrofolate reductase, translating to MNKKPLIEYLKQSDPIVADGGITTSLYDKGFYINRSFEELSVTESQAVREVTQGFKRSGATILNTNTFSATRPKLVTYGLQDQLSEIIRSASEIALEVAGPEAYVLGCIGPLGVMIEPLGPTSTDEAEHFFSENVEVFEAAGVDGINLVGFHDLNELRAAIAATRKVTNKPLFAHIGIQENMKTSYGATIPEFLKLADELGVDVVGFAGEVGPSGMLTALQKARPHTKKPISLLPNAGLPRYVNDQYIYLTNPDYVGKYAKRFIQAGANIVGGHSGMGEAHIKAIANSIRMTQSHGIVADGSAYRMPEALGDLIDQPKNQVPTRERSRLGQAFDSGEKVYSVEVVPPKGVDCSQFFNHMQALCEGGVRFVNIPDGARAVARMSSLALASYVQTHFDLEPIPHFTTRDRNLIGLQSDLLGAYVNGVRNLLLVTGDPPKLGNCPGATAVYDVDAIGLTHIVNRMNQGLDLGGSAFGQPAEFLVGVALNPTASNGELERKRFSYKVEAGANYAITQPIYDIESYKRFMDKVGDLSIPIVMGIWPLVSLRNAEFLKNEVPGVEVPDWAIEEMEKAGDDREEAIKRGIEIAHKTMQQAEKLVSGFQVSAPFNRVDVALKVIHGQ from the coding sequence TTGAACAAAAAACCACTCATAGAATATTTAAAACAATCAGATCCCATTGTTGCTGATGGGGGTATCACCACATCGCTTTATGATAAGGGTTTTTACATTAATCGAAGCTTTGAAGAGCTTAGTGTTACCGAGTCGCAGGCCGTTCGCGAAGTCACGCAGGGATTCAAACGATCTGGCGCCACTATTTTAAATACAAATACTTTTAGTGCGACGAGGCCCAAACTAGTGACTTACGGGTTGCAGGATCAGCTTTCTGAAATCATTAGATCGGCCAGTGAAATTGCCTTAGAGGTGGCTGGGCCAGAGGCTTACGTGCTTGGGTGCATTGGTCCGCTCGGGGTGATGATTGAGCCTCTTGGGCCAACGAGCACCGATGAAGCCGAGCACTTTTTTTCTGAGAACGTTGAGGTTTTTGAAGCAGCAGGAGTGGATGGGATCAACTTAGTAGGTTTTCATGATCTCAACGAACTTCGGGCGGCGATAGCCGCCACTCGTAAGGTGACGAATAAACCGCTATTTGCTCACATAGGTATTCAAGAAAACATGAAGACCTCCTATGGGGCGACAATCCCTGAGTTTCTGAAGTTGGCCGATGAGTTGGGGGTCGACGTGGTGGGTTTTGCCGGTGAGGTGGGCCCCAGTGGCATGTTAACAGCCCTACAAAAAGCCCGACCTCACACAAAAAAGCCCATATCACTTTTGCCGAACGCCGGTCTTCCGAGGTACGTGAATGATCAGTATATTTATCTAACCAACCCCGACTATGTGGGGAAATATGCCAAACGGTTTATTCAGGCCGGGGCCAATATCGTAGGTGGGCACAGTGGAATGGGTGAGGCTCATATAAAGGCCATTGCCAATTCCATTCGGATGACCCAGTCGCACGGAATTGTCGCTGATGGAAGTGCCTACCGAATGCCTGAGGCATTGGGAGATCTCATTGACCAACCCAAAAACCAGGTGCCGACTAGAGAACGTAGCCGATTGGGGCAAGCTTTTGACTCAGGAGAGAAAGTCTATTCGGTAGAAGTGGTGCCGCCAAAAGGCGTAGACTGTTCGCAATTTTTTAACCATATGCAAGCCCTCTGTGAAGGCGGTGTTCGGTTTGTGAATATTCCTGATGGCGCGCGTGCAGTTGCGAGAATGAGTTCATTGGCTCTTGCAAGCTATGTCCAAACTCATTTTGATCTTGAGCCCATTCCTCACTTTACGACTCGAGATCGTAACCTAATTGGTTTGCAGTCGGACCTTCTGGGGGCCTATGTGAATGGAGTTCGAAATTTATTACTGGTAACCGGTGATCCTCCAAAGTTGGGCAACTGCCCCGGAGCTACAGCGGTGTATGACGTGGATGCCATCGGGCTTACCCATATTGTGAATCGAATGAATCAAGGCTTGGATCTTGGCGGCTCCGCATTTGGACAGCCTGCCGAATTTCTTGTGGGCGTGGCACTTAACCCCACGGCTTCAAACGGCGAGCTAGAAAGAAAGCGCTTTTCTTACAAAGTGGAAGCTGGAGCCAATTACGCTATCACTCAACCCATTTATGATATTGAAAGTTACAAACGCTTCATGGATAAAGTGGGAGATTTGAGCATCCCCATTGTTATGGGGATTTGGCCCCTCGTCAGTCTTCGCAATGCCGAGTTTTTAAAGAACGAGGTTCCCGGCGTTGAAGTTCCGGATTGGGCCATTGAAGAGATGGAAAAAGCAGGAGATGATCGCGAAGAGGCCATCAAAAGAGGGATTGAAATTGCTCACAAGACCATGCAACAAGCAGAAAAACTCGTCTCAGGATTTCAAGTGAGCGCACCATTCAACAGAGTTGACGTGGCCCTAAAGGTGATCCACGGGCAATAA